One bacterium genomic window carries:
- a CDS encoding recombination protein O N-terminal domain-containing protein, with product MYHIHHTDAFVIKVATVKEANATFLIFTRELGMLWASAQSVRRTDSKLRGHLREFSFSHISLVRGKDTWRITGAEQMVNFYDCFFTNKDALFVCARIFGLLRRLLYGEEKNERLFSVLEETFNFIKESALSRSRLLNVETIAVLRILHCLGYIGDSKEIGGFVESPFFSEEVVSQMAGVRKTALGEINRALRESHL from the coding sequence ATGTATCACATACATCACACAGACGCTTTTGTGATAAAAGTGGCGACGGTTAAAGAAGCGAATGCCACGTTTTTGATTTTTACGAGAGAGCTTGGGATGTTGTGGGCATCCGCTCAAAGCGTCAGAAGGACGGATTCCAAACTGCGGGGGCATTTGCGGGAATTTTCTTTTTCTCACATTTCTTTGGTTCGGGGCAAAGACACATGGAGAATAACGGGGGCGGAGCAAATGGTGAATTTTTACGACTGTTTTTTTACAAACAAAGATGCCCTTTTTGTATGCGCGCGAATTTTCGGTCTTTTGCGGAGGTTACTTTACGGGGAAGAAAAAAACGAGCGTCTTTTTTCCGTTCTTGAGGAGACATTTAATTTTATAAAAGAATCCGCGCTTTCCCGAAGTCGGCTGTTGAACGTGGAAACCATAGCGGTGCTTAGAATTCTGCATTGTCTCGGTTACATAGGGGACTCTAAAGAAATCGGGGGTTTTGTGGAAAGTCCGTTCTTTTCAGAAGAGGTCGTCTCTCAAATGGCAGGAGTGAGAAAGACGGCGTTGGGAGAAATAAACAGAGCGCTTAGAGAAAGTCATCTGTGA
- the argS gene encoding arginine--tRNA ligase produces MIKEKIILQIKSALAELGISAGEIIITHPADLAHGDYATNAALVYAKKVGKSPRELANDLVERVTANQPEEVEKAEVAGAGFINFHLKPKVFALGVTDILEEKEGFGKSEHLVDEKVMVEYTDPNIFKPFHIGHLMSNAIGESISRLTEFSGAKVVRMCYPSDTGLHIAKAVWGYKNKLDSVPKDSDSLSEKTAFLGEAYVFGSNAYENSKEDKAEIDALNKILYEKSDAEANKIYEKGRTWSLEHFEELYAVLGTKFDEYIFESEVAGRGKEITLEFLKKGVFEESEGAVIFDGEKRGLHKRVFVTSKGLPTYEAKEMGLNTEKFKRHENLERSIIVTASEQDDYFKVVLSALREVDEKIGRKTTHISHGMMRFAEGKMSSRKGNVITGEALLKQVKNLVKEKMKERDFSEEKREETSEIIAVGAIKYSILRQAIGGDIVFDFEKSVSFEGDSGPYLQYSYVRAKAVMKKADEEDLGFEISDLKMEGKAGAVDRMLIRFPEVVERAGEEYAPHHLVTYLTELASQFNSWYAKEKIVDKGDPSSPYKVALTAAFAQVMKNGLWLLGIKTPEKM; encoded by the coding sequence ATGATAAAGGAAAAAATAATTTTACAAATAAAATCAGCTCTGGCCGAACTCGGAATATCGGCAGGCGAAATAATCATCACCCATCCGGCTGATTTGGCGCATGGGGACTACGCCACAAACGCGGCGCTTGTTTACGCAAAGAAGGTCGGCAAAAGTCCGCGGGAGCTCGCGAATGATTTGGTAGAGCGTGTCACTGCAAATCAGCCCGAAGAAGTGGAAAAAGCAGAGGTGGCGGGAGCGGGATTTATAAACTTCCATCTAAAACCAAAAGTTTTTGCCCTTGGCGTAACAGATATTTTGGAGGAAAAAGAAGGGTTTGGAAAAAGTGAGCATCTTGTGGATGAAAAAGTAATGGTGGAATACACCGACCCTAATATTTTCAAGCCGTTTCATATCGGGCATTTGATGAGTAATGCCATAGGAGAATCCATCTCCCGTTTGACGGAGTTTTCCGGAGCGAAGGTCGTGAGAATGTGCTACCCGAGCGACACGGGACTTCATATCGCAAAAGCTGTTTGGGGATACAAAAATAAACTTGACAGCGTTCCGAAAGACAGCGACTCGTTGTCGGAAAAAACCGCTTTTTTGGGCGAAGCGTATGTATTCGGTTCCAATGCTTATGAGAATTCCAAGGAAGATAAAGCCGAAATAGACGCGCTAAACAAAATTCTTTATGAAAAGTCAGACGCGGAAGCGAATAAAATATATGAAAAAGGCCGAACATGGAGCTTGGAACATTTTGAAGAACTTTACGCCGTTTTGGGCACAAAATTTGATGAATACATTTTTGAAAGTGAAGTGGCGGGCAGAGGAAAGGAAATAACGCTGGAGTTTTTGAAAAAAGGAGTATTTGAAGAAAGCGAAGGAGCCGTCATATTTGATGGTGAGAAAAGAGGACTGCATAAAAGGGTCTTTGTGACTTCAAAGGGGTTGCCTACATACGAAGCCAAAGAGATGGGTTTAAACACGGAAAAATTTAAACGTCACGAAAACCTTGAAAGGTCTATAATTGTAACCGCAAGCGAACAGGACGATTATTTTAAGGTTGTGCTCTCCGCCTTGCGCGAAGTAGATGAGAAAATTGGACGGAAGACCACGCATATAAGTCATGGGATGATGCGTTTTGCAGAGGGTAAGATGTCTTCGCGAAAAGGAAATGTCATAACAGGCGAGGCGCTTTTGAAGCAGGTTAAGAATTTGGTTAAGGAAAAAATGAAAGAACGAGATTTTTCTGAAGAAAAAAGAGAAGAAACATCTGAAATTATCGCGGTCGGAGCAATAAAGTATTCCATACTGCGACAAGCCATAGGAGGAGATATTGTTTTTGATTTTGAAAAATCGGTTTCTTTTGAAGGGGATTCGGGCCCGTATTTGCAATATTCCTATGTGCGAGCGAAGGCGGTGATGAAGAAAGCAGACGAAGAAGATTTAGGATTTGAGATTTCCGATTTAAAAATGGAAGGAAAAGCGGGAGCGGTGGACAGGATGCTGATTAGATTTCCGGAAGTGGTGGAAAGGGCGGGGGAAGAATACGCCCCACACCATCTTGTCACTTACCTCACTGAATTGGCGAGCCAGTTCAATTCTTGGTACGCCAAAGAAAAAATAGTGGACAAAGGCGACCCGTCTTCTCCTTACAAGGTTGCCCTGACAGCCGCTTTTGCTCAAGTGATGAAAAACGGGCTATGGCTTCTCGGTATTAAGACGCCGGAGAAGATGTAA
- a CDS encoding Fic family protein: protein MAGTGLLRPVGKGRSTAYEISVVGRLFAEVDAGSYCASDPDKRFGLSGYNFNLFSEMPNDIFSDNELASFNKSTAEYEGRTADLPEAIRKKELERLVIELSWKSSKIEGNTYTLLDTEKLILENKEAPGHDRAEARMILNHKDAFYFVHENAKEFQTLTRANLEKIHEILVKDLGVGFGFRLKPVGVLGSKYRPLDNGYQIAEAVEALSLAVLRMTEPCAKAMVALLGLSYIQPFEDGNKRTSRLMANAILLAHGRAPLSYRSADENEYREAMLVFYELNSLVSFKELFIEQYEFAALNYAVK, encoded by the coding sequence ATGGCAGGAACCGGGCTTTTAAGACCTGTCGGCAAAGGCAGGTCGACAGCGTATGAAATATCCGTTGTGGGGAGGCTTTTTGCGGAAGTGGACGCAGGGTCGTATTGCGCCTCTGACCCCGACAAGCGTTTCGGACTTTCCGGCTACAATTTCAACCTTTTTTCGGAGATGCCAAATGACATTTTCTCGGATAACGAACTCGCCTCTTTTAATAAATCAACGGCCGAGTACGAAGGGCGGACGGCAGACCTTCCCGAGGCGATAAGAAAAAAAGAACTGGAAAGGCTTGTTATTGAACTGTCGTGGAAGTCGTCAAAAATAGAAGGCAATACCTATACGCTTCTTGATACGGAAAAACTGATTCTGGAAAACAAGGAAGCACCGGGACACGACAGGGCAGAGGCAAGAATGATACTAAATCATAAAGACGCTTTTTATTTCGTCCACGAAAACGCAAAAGAATTTCAGACGCTTACTCGCGCTAATTTGGAAAAGATTCACGAGATACTGGTAAAAGATTTGGGTGTCGGTTTCGGATTTCGCTTGAAACCTGTCGGAGTGCTCGGGTCAAAATATCGGCCGCTTGATAACGGTTATCAGATCGCGGAAGCGGTGGAGGCGCTTTCGCTTGCCGTTCTAAGAATGACTGAACCGTGCGCAAAGGCCATGGTTGCCCTTTTGGGTTTAAGTTATATTCAGCCATTTGAAGATGGTAACAAGAGAACATCGCGGCTTATGGCAAACGCCATTCTTCTCGCTCACGGTCGTGCGCCACTCTCATATAGAAGCGCGGACGAGAACGAATACAGGGAAGCGATGCTTGTTTTCTACGAACTCAATTCATTAGTGTCGTTCAAAGAACTTTTTATTGAACAATACGAATTCGCCGCGCTAAATTACGCGGTGAAGTAA
- the tmk gene encoding dTMP kinase → MNEKRGKFIVIDGCDGAGKSLMVNLLAKELPSDNFIFTREPGGTPFSEKIRNLMIDKDAIFATAETQFALAWAGRHEHMKRKILPALEAGVNVISDRFDSSTYAFQICGQEAWHLKDLFWETREVYLRDFKPDIYIMLDVEVEEGIRRISRKTEVKSHFDEREIDFHRRTKEGYFEFSKRVEHKIVDANAEPEVVKKELAGIIREITNL, encoded by the coding sequence ATGAACGAAAAGCGGGGAAAATTCATCGTGATAGACGGATGCGATGGGGCGGGGAAATCGCTTATGGTGAATTTGCTTGCCAAAGAGCTTCCGTCCGATAATTTTATTTTCACTCGCGAACCGGGCGGAACGCCGTTTTCAGAAAAAATAAGAAACTTGATGATTGACAAAGACGCGATATTTGCCACAGCCGAAACTCAATTTGCTCTTGCTTGGGCGGGCAGGCATGAGCATATGAAGCGAAAAATTTTACCTGCCCTTGAAGCGGGAGTAAACGTAATATCTGACAGATTTGATTCTTCAACATACGCTTTTCAAATTTGCGGACAAGAGGCGTGGCATTTGAAAGATTTATTTTGGGAAACAAGAGAGGTCTATCTTCGCGACTTTAAACCCGATATCTATATAATGTTGGATGTTGAAGTTGAAGAAGGAATAAGACGGATAAGCAGGAAAACAGAAGTCAAGAGCCACTTTGATGAAAGAGAAATAGATTTTCACAGACGCACAAAAGAAGGATATTTTGAATTTTCCAAGAGGGTTGAACACAAAATAGTTGACGCGAACGCAGAGCCGGAAGTCGTAAAGAAAGAGTTGGCCGGAATAATTAGGGAGATTACGAACCTATGA
- the glyA gene encoding serine hydroxymethyltransferase has protein sequence MDKQIKKLIDAEKKRQKGVINLIASENYVSKDVLAALGSELTDKYGEGYPGRRYYRGCAVVDEIENLARKRALKLFGLSEDEWGVNVQPLSGSPANFAVYSALLPPTADNQQPTTKGKIMGMTLSHGGHLTHGQPVSMTGKFWTQVPYGVSKTDERLDYEEVKKIAVSNQPNIIVAGFTAYAHIVDFKKFREIADAVVYPEQSGKKAYLMVDMSHFAGLVAGKVYPSPFAYADIVTTTTHKTLRGPRSAMIFTRKDERELDKKIDKIIIPGLFGGPHFNAIAAVAVALKEADTPAFKKYATQVVKNAEALSDELAKLGWRIVEGGTETHLLRVDVWQGGKGIGGREAADKLERAGIIVNENTIPFDTRKPVDPSGIRLGTAAETTRGKKEKDMRLIAKKIDKILRS, from the coding sequence AAAAGACGTGCTTGCCGCCTTAGGAAGCGAGCTTACCGACAAGTACGGGGAAGGGTATCCTGGCAGGCGCTATTATCGCGGATGCGCGGTGGTGGATGAGATTGAAAACCTTGCCAGAAAACGAGCTCTCAAACTTTTCGGTCTAAGCGAAGACGAGTGGGGTGTAAACGTTCAGCCGCTTTCCGGCTCTCCTGCAAATTTCGCCGTGTATTCGGCGCTTTTGCCACCGACAGCCGACAACCAACAGCCGACCACGAAAGGTAAAATTATGGGCATGACGCTTTCCCATGGCGGGCATCTCACGCATGGTCAGCCGGTATCCATGACGGGAAAGTTCTGGACGCAAGTGCCGTATGGCGTCAGTAAAACAGACGAACGACTTGATTATGAAGAAGTCAAAAAAATCGCCGTTTCAAATCAACCGAATATCATCGTTGCGGGATTTACCGCGTACGCTCATATTGTTGATTTTAAGAAATTTAGAGAAATTGCCGATGCGGTGGTTTACCCTGAGCAAAGTGGAAAGAAAGCGTACTTAATGGTGGATATGTCTCATTTCGCCGGGCTTGTTGCCGGCAAGGTTTATCCGTCGCCTTTTGCTTATGCCGATATCGTAACCACGACGACGCATAAGACGCTTAGAGGTCCTCGTTCGGCCATGATATTTACGCGAAAGGATGAGCGTGAGTTGGATAAGAAAATAGACAAGATTATCATTCCCGGTCTTTTTGGGGGCCCTCATTTCAACGCTATCGCGGCGGTGGCCGTCGCCCTCAAAGAAGCCGATACGCCGGCATTCAAGAAATACGCTACGCAGGTAGTGAAGAACGCAGAAGCTCTGTCGGACGAATTAGCCAAGCTCGGTTGGAGAATTGTGGAGGGAGGGACAGAGACGCATCTTCTGCGCGTTGACGTATGGCAGGGCGGGAAAGGTATCGGTGGGCGCGAAGCGGCGGACAAACTGGAACGAGCCGGAATTATCGTTAATGAAAATACTATTCCGTTTGATACCCGAAAACCAGTTGACCCTTCCGGCATTCGGCTGGGAACTGCGGCGGAAACCACGCGCGGAAAGAAAGAAAAAGATATGCGATTGATTGCCAAAAAAATAGATAAAATTTTGCGCTCATAA
- a CDS encoding class I tRNA ligase family protein: MTDKKDVRSERAKKEQEILELWRENRIFEKTLEKNKDSGKEFIFYEGPPTANGKPGIHHLESRAFKDAIPRYKTMRGFYVRRKGGWDTHGLPVEIQVEKELGLKSKKEVEEYGVEKFNQKCKESVWKYVREWEEFTERVGYWIDLEHPYVTYKPYYIESVWNIVKKIDEQGLLYKDYKVVPWCPRCGTALSSHELAQGYETVKDLSITAKFQIRNPKSEINSKLKIQNGKPTYMLAWTTTPWTLPGNVALAVNPNITYVRIGITNQESGIKEEYILAKERIGNVLKDKEFEIIEEFTGGELVGLEYEPLYPFLAKALNPEALNPAFKVYSADFVTTEDGTGIVHTAVMYGQDDFQLGTKEGLPKYHLVNEDGTFKKETGFLSGKQVKTESTDVEIIKDLAHRGLLFAKEKYEHSYPHCWRCHSALIYFARDSWYIKMSDKKIKDKLVKENKKINWEPEYIKEGRFGEWLKDIKDWAISRERYWGTPLPVWICPQIQTGKISGSEFKIFEGEELQKTDSKQKGCGKTRVVGSFEEIFKLGAGRPLTRLILLRHGESQKNIDGIFDSERDKYPLTKEGKKQAKEAGKKLAALGVDALYSSPVLRARETADIVAENIKIKNILDDRLWEVKSGQWDGKEPQDSLINRNRLDYNGLPDEKYYLTPRGQTGESWKQVEDRMSDFVREILEKHKGETVAIVSHEGPLIFLLRYLKNLSLQEVTNLWQERRTFKRGLLGGYAEASFVYVDNSTGKELDPHKPRVDEISLICKCGGEMKRVKEVMDVWFDSGAMPFAEDHYPFKNKDYIDEKGYPADYICEAIDQTRGWFYTLHAIGVLMGKGAAYKNVISLGHLLEAKGKKMSKSLGNVIDPKEQMEKYGADALRFWMYSVNQPGEAKNYDEKTVDEIVKKVFNLADNVLQFYLLYSKDGTHNMEHATSEKGHVLDKWVLARLGQLVGEVTEGLDNYKLLEPARAIREFIGDLSQWYLRRSRDRIKEGDKEALTTLRHVLIELSKLLAPFTPFFAEHLYQSLHDTCYTLHDKSVHLEEWPKHGTWNMEHGTKMLEDMEEVRRIVSLALEQRAKASIKVRQPLNKLKVKSLKFKVGDEQMINLVKDEVNVKEVVLDDTISGEVEIDTEITPKLKEEGTVREFIRAVQDLRKKKGLNPSDSVVLKVKADDTGKAFLEKNKSEIQKTAGLKDMSFEDVATENIAIENLFFSLDI, encoded by the coding sequence ATGACTGACAAAAAAGATGTCCGCTCGGAAAGGGCAAAAAAGGAGCAAGAAATACTGGAGTTGTGGAGGGAAAACCGTATTTTTGAAAAAACTCTTGAAAAAAACAAGGACTCCGGCAAGGAATTCATTTTTTACGAAGGGCCTCCTACCGCCAATGGCAAGCCGGGAATTCACCACTTGGAGTCCCGAGCGTTTAAAGATGCCATACCGCGATACAAAACAATGCGTGGCTTTTACGTGCGGAGAAAAGGCGGTTGGGATACTCATGGACTGCCTGTTGAAATACAGGTGGAAAAAGAACTCGGGCTTAAGTCAAAAAAAGAAGTTGAAGAGTATGGCGTTGAAAAGTTCAATCAAAAATGCAAAGAGAGCGTTTGGAAATACGTGCGCGAATGGGAAGAATTTACGGAGAGGGTGGGCTATTGGATTGACTTGGAACACCCGTATGTTACCTACAAGCCGTATTATATAGAATCGGTTTGGAACATAGTAAAGAAAATAGACGAGCAGGGGCTTTTGTATAAGGACTACAAAGTAGTGCCGTGGTGCCCGAGATGCGGGACGGCGCTTTCGTCACACGAGTTGGCTCAAGGATATGAGACAGTCAAGGACTTGTCGATAACGGCGAAATTCCAAATCCGAAATCCGAAATCCGAAATAAATTCAAAATTAAAAATTCAAAATGGCAAACCAACTTATATGTTGGCTTGGACGACCACGCCGTGGACATTGCCGGGGAATGTGGCTCTTGCGGTAAATCCGAACATAACATATGTTCGGATCGGAATTACGAATCAAGAATCAGGAATAAAGGAAGAATACATACTGGCAAAAGAGAGGATAGGGAATGTTCTAAAAGATAAAGAGTTCGAAATCATTGAGGAATTTACGGGAGGGGAATTAGTCGGACTTGAATACGAACCTCTGTATCCATTTCTTGCTAAAGCCCTAAATCCTGAAGCCCTAAATCCTGCTTTCAAGGTTTATTCGGCGGATTTTGTTACGACAGAAGACGGCACGGGAATCGTGCACACGGCGGTTATGTACGGACAAGACGACTTTCAGTTGGGAACAAAAGAAGGGCTACCCAAGTATCATTTGGTAAATGAAGACGGTACTTTCAAGAAGGAAACAGGGTTTCTCTCGGGCAAACAAGTGAAGACCGAAAGTACGGACGTGGAGATAATAAAGGACTTGGCTCATCGCGGACTTCTCTTCGCGAAAGAAAAATATGAGCATAGCTATCCTCACTGTTGGCGATGCCATAGCGCGCTTATATATTTCGCCCGGGACTCTTGGTATATAAAAATGTCCGACAAAAAAATAAAAGACAAACTCGTAAAGGAAAATAAAAAAATAAACTGGGAGCCGGAATATATAAAAGAGGGCAGGTTTGGAGAGTGGCTGAAGGATATAAAGGATTGGGCTATTTCAAGAGAGAGGTATTGGGGAACGCCTTTGCCCGTTTGGATTTGTCCGCAAATCCAAACGGGCAAGATTTCAGGTTCGGAATTTAAGATTTTTGAAGGTGAAGAGTTACAAAAAACCGATAGCAAGCAGAAGGGATGCGGAAAAACGCGGGTCGTTGGGTCATTTGAAGAAATATTTAAGTTGGGAGCGGGCAGGCCTTTGACTCGTTTGATACTTTTGCGCCACGGAGAGAGCCAGAAAAACATTGACGGTATTTTTGACAGCGAAAGAGATAAATATCCTCTGACAAAAGAGGGCAAAAAGCAAGCCAAAGAAGCGGGCAAGAAACTGGCGGCGCTTGGCGTTGATGCTTTGTATTCATCTCCTGTCTTACGCGCTCGAGAAACGGCAGACATTGTGGCGGAAAATATTAAAATCAAAAACATTTTGGACGACCGTCTTTGGGAGGTAAAAAGCGGGCAATGGGACGGCAAAGAACCTCAGGACTCTCTCATAAATAGAAATCGTCTTGACTACAACGGTCTTCCTGATGAAAAGTATTACCTCACTCCAAGAGGGCAGACGGGGGAGAGCTGGAAGCAGGTGGAAGACAGAATGTCTGATTTTGTTCGCGAGATTTTGGAAAAGCACAAAGGCGAAACAGTGGCCATAGTGTCCCACGAAGGGCCTCTTATTTTTCTTTTGCGCTATTTGAAAAATTTGTCGCTTCAGGAGGTTACGAATTTGTGGCAAGAAAGAAGGACTTTTAAACGCGGGCTTTTGGGGGGATACGCCGAGGCGTCTTTCGTCTATGTTGACAACTCGACCGGTAAAGAACTGGACCCGCACAAACCTCGCGTAGACGAAATTTCTTTAATTTGTAAATGCGGAGGCGAGATGAAAAGAGTCAAAGAGGTCATGGACGTTTGGTTTGATTCGGGTGCCATGCCTTTTGCGGAGGACCATTACCCTTTTAAAAACAAGGACTACATAGATGAAAAGGGGTATCCGGCCGATTATATTTGCGAGGCGATAGACCAAACGCGCGGATGGTTTTACACTTTGCACGCAATCGGCGTTTTGATGGGCAAAGGAGCGGCTTACAAAAACGTCATTTCTCTCGGCCATCTTTTGGAAGCCAAGGGTAAAAAGATGAGCAAGTCGCTCGGCAACGTTATTGACCCAAAGGAGCAGATGGAAAAATACGGAGCGGACGCTTTGCGTTTTTGGATGTACTCGGTCAATCAGCCGGGGGAAGCGAAAAATTATGATGAAAAGACGGTGGACGAGATAGTGAAGAAGGTGTTTAACCTCGCCGATAATGTTCTGCAGTTTTATCTTTTGTATTCAAAAGATGGAACACACAACATGGAACATGCAACATCCGAGAAGGGGCATGTTTTGGACAAATGGGTTCTCGCGAGGTTGGGTCAACTGGTTGGGGAAGTAACTGAAGGGCTTGATAATTACAAGCTTCTTGAGCCGGCAAGAGCGATACGTGAATTTATCGGCGATCTGTCGCAGTGGTATCTTCGGCGTTCGCGTGACCGCATAAAGGAGGGGGACAAAGAAGCTCTGACAACTCTGCGACATGTCTTGATAGAACTATCAAAACTTTTGGCGCCGTTTACACCGTTTTTTGCCGAACATTTGTATCAGTCGCTACACGATACATGCTACACGCTACATGATAAAAGCGTGCATCTGGAAGAATGGCCGAAACATGGAACATGGAACATGGAACATGGAACAAAAATGCTTGAAGATATGGAAGAGGTGAGAAGGATTGTTTCGCTGGCACTGGAGCAGAGAGCGAAAGCGAGTATAAAAGTGAGACAGCCGCTAAACAAGTTAAAAGTTAAAAGTTTAAAGTTTAAAGTCGGAGACGAGCAAATGATAAACCTTGTGAAAGACGAGGTGAATGTAAAAGAGGTTGTTTTGGACGACACGATTTCCGGAGAAGTGGAGATTGATACGGAAATAACGCCAAAGCTTAAGGAGGAGGGAACGGTGCGGGAATTCATCCGCGCCGTGCAGGATTTACGCAAAAAGAAAGGGCTAAACCCGAGCGATTCTGTCGTGCTAAAAGTCAAGGCCGATGATACAGGCAAAGCGTTTCTTGAAAAAAATAAAAGTGAAATTCAGAAAACGGCGGGACTTAAGGATATGAGTTTTGAAGACGTGGCGACGGAAAACATTGCTATAGAAAATCTCTTTTTCTCGCTTGACATATAG